From the Deinococcus yavapaiensis KR-236 genome, one window contains:
- the folB gene encoding dihydroneopterin aldolase produces MSGVKSGRTGTVVLSGMEFHGRHGVFDEEAVFGARFVVDVEMHFDFTDLRDDIDATVNYAAVYDTVRDEATNRRYKLIEVLAERLAARLLSEQTRLDELTVRVHKPHAPLSGVFRDVYAEVTRRRTEQ; encoded by the coding sequence ATGAGCGGTGTCAAGAGCGGTCGGACCGGCACGGTCGTGCTGTCCGGCATGGAGTTTCACGGTCGGCACGGAGTGTTCGACGAGGAGGCAGTGTTCGGTGCGCGCTTCGTCGTGGACGTCGAAATGCACTTCGACTTCACGGACCTTCGAGACGACATCGACGCGACGGTCAACTACGCGGCGGTCTACGACACGGTGCGCGACGAGGCGACGAATCGGCGCTATAAGCTCATCGAAGTGCTCGCCGAGCGCCTCGCCGCACGTCTCTTGTCCGAGCAGACGCGGCTCGACGAGCTGACCGTGCGCGTGCACAAGCCGCACGCGCCGCTTTCCGGCGTCTTTCGCGACGTGTACGCCGAGGTGACGAGACGAAGGACCGAGCAATGA
- the proS gene encoding proline--tRNA ligase: MTDAKAAQYGVPLQSEDFNEWYNQVVIKADLADYSPVRGCMVVKPYGYAVWERINRDMEDAFRATGHEGLLFPTLIPMNFITKEADHVEGFAPELFTVTKIGTEVLEEPYVMRPTSETIIGHMWAQWLNSYRDLPFLHYQAGAVFRAELRTKLFLRTAEFYWQEGHTAHENEGEARAEVLQQLDLYHRYSRDVLALPVIRGRKTDSERFAGAVETYSIEGMMRDGKALQSGTSHYLGQNFAKAFEVKFQGRDQKEHYVHTTSWAISSRIIGAIIMTHGDDKGLRLPPRIAPVQVVIVPITRKDNTEAMYAAADELAAELASAGHRVRVDKREGVSNGFKYNDWELKGVPVRIELGPRDLEASVVVVKDRDSDAKETVSRADVVAHMQARLERIQQALYDRALDFLEENTVTVDTYDDFKAAIEAGKWVRAFHCGDPESEKQIAEETKAKTRNVPMDDELFGEPEEGVCVHTGKPSAYGKRVIFGRQY, encoded by the coding sequence ATGACGGACGCGAAAGCAGCTCAATACGGTGTGCCCTTGCAAAGCGAGGACTTCAACGAGTGGTACAACCAGGTCGTCATCAAGGCGGACCTCGCCGACTACAGCCCCGTGCGCGGCTGCATGGTCGTCAAACCTTACGGCTACGCCGTTTGGGAACGCATCAACCGCGACATGGAGGACGCCTTCCGCGCCACCGGCCACGAGGGACTGCTCTTTCCGACGCTCATTCCCATGAACTTCATCACGAAGGAAGCCGACCACGTCGAAGGCTTCGCGCCCGAGCTGTTCACCGTCACGAAGATCGGCACGGAAGTCCTCGAGGAACCCTACGTGATGCGGCCCACCTCCGAGACGATCATCGGGCACATGTGGGCGCAGTGGCTCAACTCGTACCGCGACCTGCCCTTCTTGCACTACCAAGCGGGCGCCGTCTTCCGCGCGGAACTTCGCACGAAGCTGTTTCTTCGTACCGCCGAGTTCTACTGGCAAGAAGGCCACACGGCCCACGAAAACGAGGGAGAAGCGCGCGCCGAGGTGCTGCAGCAACTCGACCTCTACCACCGCTACTCGCGCGACGTCCTCGCCTTGCCCGTCATCCGCGGTCGCAAGACGGACTCCGAACGCTTCGCGGGCGCCGTGGAGACGTACTCCATCGAGGGCATGATGCGCGACGGCAAAGCCCTGCAAAGCGGCACCAGCCACTACCTCGGGCAGAACTTCGCGAAGGCCTTCGAAGTCAAGTTCCAAGGACGCGACCAGAAGGAGCACTACGTTCACACGACGTCGTGGGCGATCTCGAGCCGCATCATCGGCGCGATCATCATGACGCACGGAGACGACAAGGGCCTGCGCCTTCCCCCGCGCATCGCGCCCGTTCAAGTCGTCATCGTGCCCATCACCCGCAAGGACAACACCGAGGCGATGTACGCCGCCGCCGACGAACTCGCCGCCGAACTCGCCAGTGCCGGTCACCGCGTGCGGGTCGACAAGCGCGAAGGCGTCTCGAACGGCTTCAAGTACAACGATTGGGAGCTCAAGGGCGTGCCCGTGCGCATCGAACTCGGGCCGCGCGACCTAGAGGCGAGCGTCGTCGTCGTGAAAGACCGAGACTCGGACGCCAAGGAGACCGTGTCCCGCGCGGACGTCGTCGCGCACATGCAAGCGAGGCTGGAGCGCATTCAGCAGGCGTTGTACGACCGCGCCCTCGACTTCCTCGAGGAAAATACCGTCACCGTCGATACCTACGACGACTTCAAGGCCGCCATCGAAGCGGGCAAGTGGGTGCGCGCCTTTCATTGCGGCGATCCCGAAAGCGAAAAGCAGATCGCCGAGGAGACGAAGGCGAAAACGCGCAACGTGCCGATGGACGACGAGTTGTTCGGAGAGCCCGAAGAAGGCGTGTGCGTGCACACCGGGAAGCCGAGCGCGTACGGCAAGCGCGTGATTTTCGGGCGTCAGTACTGA
- the folP gene encoding dihydropteroate synthase yields MSDASLAVHELRFGFPVPGAVPLDNGLYRLAWRGAAVMGILNVTPDSFSDGGRYTTVDDLLNAARRMLDAGALFLDVGGESTRPGAQPVSEDEEWRRVGPIIERLTREGRGVISVDTMKPGVARAALEVGAHLVNDVTGLRQPAMLRLCAERRAPAVVMHMRGEPRTMQREPRYDDVAAEVTAFLRRRAEAALQAGVPSVAVDPGLGFGKTVEHNLALLRALPELVSLGCPVLVGASRKKMIDVLANVPKASDRDPGSIALHLHAASSGAAIVRVHDVPSHVQALRVHEALHSRS; encoded by the coding sequence ATGAGCGACGCTTCGCTCGCGGTGCACGAGCTGCGCTTCGGTTTTCCGGTGCCCGGCGCCGTACCTCTTGACAACGGCTTGTATCGCCTCGCTTGGCGCGGCGCGGCCGTCATGGGCATCCTCAACGTGACACCCGATTCGTTCAGCGATGGCGGACGCTACACTACAGTCGACGATCTGCTGAACGCCGCGCGCCGCATGCTCGACGCCGGAGCCCTATTCCTCGACGTGGGCGGCGAGTCCACGCGACCCGGAGCGCAACCCGTGAGCGAGGACGAGGAGTGGCGACGCGTCGGGCCGATCATCGAACGATTGACGCGCGAAGGCCGTGGCGTCATCAGCGTCGATACGATGAAGCCGGGCGTGGCAAGGGCGGCTTTGGAAGTTGGAGCGCACCTCGTGAACGACGTGACGGGGCTGCGGCAGCCAGCCATGCTGCGCCTCTGCGCCGAGCGCCGAGCGCCGGCCGTCGTGATGCACATGCGCGGCGAACCGCGCACGATGCAACGCGAACCTCGCTACGACGACGTCGCCGCCGAAGTCACGGCGTTCTTGCGCAGGCGTGCCGAGGCGGCCTTGCAGGCGGGCGTGCCGAGCGTCGCCGTCGACCCCGGCCTGGGATTCGGCAAGACCGTCGAACACAACCTCGCGCTGCTGCGCGCCTTGCCGGAACTCGTCTCGCTGGGCTGCCCCGTGCTGGTGGGCGCGTCGCGCAAGAAGATGATCGACGTCCTCGCGAACGTCCCGAAGGCGAGCGACCGCGATCCCGGCTCGATCGCTTTGCACTTGCACGCGGCGTCGAGCGGAGCGGCGATCGTGCGCGTGCACGACGTGCCGAGCCACGTTCAAGCGTTGCGCGTACACGAGGCGCTACACTCCCGGTCATGA
- the folK gene encoding 2-amino-4-hydroxy-6-hydroxymethyldihydropteridine diphosphokinase produces the protein MRSEQGASLALIALGANLGEPVEALRFARRELAQVGEVEAASRLYRTAPVGGPPDQPPYVNAALALRTTLEPRALLSVLLDVERVAGRVRRERWGPRVLDLDLLAVNDVRMATPDLTLPHPRLLERAFVLAPLADVAPLWQHPEVHVTVLGALSAVSRDGIEILDEAWF, from the coding sequence ATGAGGAGCGAGCAGGGCGCGTCGCTCGCCTTGATCGCGCTCGGCGCGAACCTCGGTGAGCCCGTCGAAGCCTTGCGGTTCGCACGGCGCGAGCTCGCTCAGGTCGGTGAAGTCGAGGCGGCGTCGCGCCTGTACCGCACCGCGCCGGTCGGAGGTCCCCCCGATCAACCGCCGTACGTGAACGCCGCCTTGGCCTTGCGAACGACGTTGGAGCCACGCGCTTTGCTGAGCGTGCTGCTCGACGTCGAGCGTGTGGCGGGTCGGGTGCGCCGCGAGCGCTGGGGGCCGCGGGTGCTCGACCTCGATTTGCTCGCCGTGAACGACGTGCGAATGGCGACGCCCGACCTCACGCTGCCGCACCCGCGTCTGCTCGAGCGCGCGTTCGTGCTCGCTCCCCTCGCCGACGTGGCGCCTTTGTGGCAGCACCCCGAAGTTCATGTCACGGTGCTCGGCGCGTTGAGCGCCGTGTCTCGCGACGGCATCGAAATTCTAGATGAAGCTTGGTTCTAG
- a CDS encoding cysteine desulfurase family protein, producing MSDVYLDHAATTPMTRVALDAYVQAAQLHGNAASVHRAGQKAREFLEEGRAAFAESIGAHPLTILANSGGTEGDNHVLLGAAKGRVGGHVVTSSIEHSAVLAAARELAASGFDVTFLQPDRHGHVSPDALRDALRPDTFLVSVHHANNEIGTVQDVARLAEVAHEGGALFHTDAVQSLGVLSVNVAEWNADFATFSAHKWGGPKGVGFLYVRRGLELPPLMIGGGQEKGLRAGTHNVAGVYAAGLAALDASRARPETFERMRALHARLEAHLRAAPNVTFNHPVDGSPKVLSVTASGADGEALLMNLDLMGVYASLGSACSSGTTLPSHVLKALGLGDADAKATVRFSFGRDSTLDDVDRAAEAYRQALEFSAL from the coding sequence GTGTCTGACGTCTACCTCGACCACGCCGCCACCACGCCAATGACGCGCGTCGCCCTCGACGCGTACGTTCAAGCGGCCCAACTGCACGGCAACGCCGCTTCCGTGCACCGCGCGGGCCAGAAAGCGCGCGAGTTCTTGGAGGAAGGCCGCGCCGCGTTCGCCGAGTCCATCGGGGCGCATCCACTCACGATCCTCGCGAACAGCGGCGGCACCGAAGGCGACAATCACGTCCTGTTGGGCGCCGCGAAAGGAAGAGTCGGCGGTCACGTCGTCACGTCCAGCATCGAGCACAGCGCCGTCCTCGCCGCCGCCCGCGAATTGGCGGCCAGCGGCTTCGACGTGACCTTCCTGCAGCCCGACCGCCACGGGCACGTCTCGCCCGACGCGCTGCGAGACGCGTTGCGACCCGACACCTTCCTCGTGAGCGTCCACCACGCGAACAACGAGATCGGCACGGTTCAAGACGTCGCGCGGCTCGCCGAAGTCGCGCACGAGGGCGGCGCGCTGTTCCACACGGACGCCGTTCAAAGCCTCGGCGTCCTGAGCGTGAATGTCGCCGAGTGGAACGCCGACTTCGCGACGTTCAGCGCGCACAAGTGGGGAGGCCCGAAAGGAGTCGGGTTCCTGTACGTGCGGCGCGGCTTGGAATTGCCTCCCTTGATGATCGGCGGCGGGCAGGAAAAGGGCCTGCGAGCGGGCACCCACAACGTTGCGGGCGTGTACGCGGCGGGCCTCGCCGCGCTCGACGCGAGCCGAGCGCGGCCCGAGACGTTCGAGAGGATGCGCGCGCTGCACGCGCGACTCGAAGCGCACTTGCGAGCCGCGCCGAACGTCACGTTCAACCATCCCGTCGACGGCTCTCCGAAGGTGCTGTCGGTCACGGCGAGCGGGGCGGACGGCGAGGCGTTGTTGATGAACCTCGACCTCATGGGCGTGTACGCCAGTCTCGGAAGCGCCTGCTCGTCGGGCACGACCCTTCCAAGCCACGTTCTGAAGGCCCTCGGCCTCGGGGACGCGGACGCCAAGGCGACCGTGCGCTTCAGCTTCGGACGAGACAGCACGCTCGACGACGTCGATCGCGCCGCCGAAGCCTACCGCCAAGCGCTCGAGTTCAGCGCCTTGTAG
- a CDS encoding acyl-CoA-binding protein yields the protein MQDVFERAAQDAQRLPKRPDNSTLLRLYALYKQGTEGNVTGERPGGFDFVGAAKYDAWAGLKGTAREDARGQYVALVAALKES from the coding sequence ATGCAAGACGTCTTCGAACGCGCGGCCCAAGACGCCCAACGCCTTCCCAAGCGCCCCGACAACTCGACGTTGCTGCGCTTGTACGCGCTGTACAAGCAAGGCACGGAGGGGAACGTGACCGGAGAGCGTCCCGGCGGCTTCGACTTCGTGGGCGCCGCGAAGTACGACGCGTGGGCCGGGCTCAAGGGCACGGCGCGGGAGGACGCGCGGGGTCAGTACGTGGCGCTCGTCGCGGCCCTCAAGGAGTCGTGA
- a CDS encoding manganese catalase family protein: MFYHDNKLQYPVRVETPNPVFAKMLQQAIGGVEGEIRVMMQYLFQAWGARGPKKYRDLLLETGTEEIAHIEMLATAVALNLEGSPNAVKEEAANHNPMVAAVLGGMNPRHYLSAGMAALPENANGVPFNASHVYASGNIVADMYANVAAESTGRVLATRLYQMTDDPGMKDMLSFLIARDTMHQQQWLAVVEELGGYEGALPIPNSFPQELEQRGFSYAFVSTGTPDLETPQGRWTSGPSLDGNGEFRVEKARPLGEEPVLAPPMPEGFAQKEQMIGGMAKGVSNLDPNSSEGIAQRISETLGNAVDKLTGGENRSS; encoded by the coding sequence ATGTTCTATCACGACAACAAGCTGCAGTATCCGGTCCGCGTCGAAACACCAAACCCCGTCTTCGCGAAGATGCTGCAGCAAGCCATCGGCGGCGTCGAAGGCGAAATTCGCGTCATGATGCAGTACCTCTTTCAAGCGTGGGGCGCGCGCGGTCCGAAAAAGTACCGCGACCTGCTGCTGGAAACGGGCACCGAGGAGATCGCGCACATCGAGATGCTGGCGACGGCCGTCGCCCTTAACCTCGAAGGCTCTCCGAACGCCGTCAAGGAAGAAGCGGCGAACCACAATCCCATGGTGGCGGCCGTTTTGGGAGGCATGAATCCGCGCCACTACCTTTCGGCGGGAATGGCCGCCCTACCCGAGAACGCCAACGGCGTGCCCTTCAACGCCTCGCACGTCTACGCCAGCGGCAACATCGTCGCGGACATGTACGCGAACGTCGCCGCCGAAAGCACGGGACGCGTCCTCGCCACGCGCCTCTACCAGATGACGGACGACCCGGGCATGAAAGACATGCTCTCGTTCCTCATCGCACGTGACACGATGCACCAACAGCAGTGGCTCGCGGTCGTGGAGGAACTCGGAGGATACGAGGGCGCCCTGCCCATTCCCAACTCCTTTCCTCAAGAGTTGGAGCAGCGCGGTTTCAGCTACGCGTTCGTCTCCACCGGCACGCCCGACCTCGAAACGCCTCAAGGACGCTGGACGAGCGGTCCGTCGCTCGACGGCAACGGCGAGTTCCGCGTCGAGAAAGCCCGCCCTCTCGGCGAGGAACCCGTGCTCGCGCCGCCCATGCCCGAAGGCTTCGCTCAAAAAGAGCAGATGATCGGCGGCATGGCCAAAGGAGTGAGCAATCTCGACCCGAATTCGTCAGAAGGCATCGCCCAGCGAATCTCGGAAACGCTCGGAAACGCGGTGGACAAGTTGACGGGCGGCGAGAACCGGTCGTCGTGA
- a CDS encoding PASTA domain-containing protein: MKSDQGEALRLGWFDVSTPAARASFHRYRAALRDLSPAGLADVVARPGAYYSLWKPVEGALLADFLASGTKDEEAVDALGELAQKLARHGYALSDAEIVMQGNTPIVARLAPLERSTEEVASLNAPLLAQLSNGKVRRRREKRPRRRLTIWGVLPGLLFLAGAGYLGVQAAQIYLNPPVSSVPSVAGQDAQSAASTLVKAGYRVTFARGEEADARLGSVIGQDPEAGSSLHTGRLVTLTVNDPPPLTVPRVEDLSLDQARSALAEAQLRLGDVTTVDGGATNTEKGRIVAQLPPAGTTIARGQRVRVLVSSGIQARQTWLPDLGGMTFEQARDFVRNAGLVVTRVVQQTSDKPESTVLAQDPKPYAKVDAGTPVVLTIAKAAVAAPATPVPELPLPPQPRPVTPSDAAPSEQPSTPADETSTPDTATTPDEASTPSTTPTETSTPDTATTSAETSTPDATPPAEATTPDTTAPSDTAPSTNDTPDAAVDSAPTRAVQLDYTFPTTLPEGTVQIVVTDADGERALDFSQPSSAVAGARAEGEVTVRGDATFSVRVDGTEVGTFTR, from the coding sequence GTGAAAAGCGACCAAGGCGAGGCGTTGCGGCTCGGTTGGTTCGACGTCTCCACACCCGCCGCGCGCGCCAGCTTTCACCGCTACCGCGCGGCTCTGCGCGACCTCTCCCCGGCAGGATTGGCGGACGTCGTCGCGCGGCCCGGCGCCTACTACTCCCTGTGGAAGCCGGTCGAAGGCGCGCTCCTCGCCGACTTCCTCGCGAGCGGCACGAAAGACGAGGAAGCCGTCGACGCGCTCGGTGAACTCGCTCAGAAGCTCGCGAGGCACGGCTACGCCCTGAGTGACGCCGAAATCGTGATGCAAGGCAACACGCCCATCGTCGCGCGCCTCGCCCCGCTCGAGCGTTCTACCGAAGAGGTCGCCTCGCTGAACGCTCCTCTGCTCGCGCAGCTTTCGAACGGCAAGGTTCGGCGCCGCCGTGAGAAGCGGCCGAGGCGACGCCTCACGATCTGGGGTGTACTGCCGGGCCTGCTGTTCTTGGCTGGCGCGGGTTATCTCGGCGTGCAAGCCGCTCAGATCTACCTCAATCCACCGGTGAGCAGCGTGCCGAGCGTGGCGGGCCAAGACGCCCAAAGCGCCGCGAGCACCCTCGTGAAAGCCGGGTACCGCGTGACCTTCGCGCGTGGCGAAGAAGCCGACGCCCGCCTCGGAAGCGTCATCGGGCAAGACCCCGAGGCGGGTTCGTCTCTGCATACGGGACGGCTCGTGACGCTGACCGTGAACGATCCGCCGCCCCTCACCGTGCCGCGCGTCGAGGACCTCAGCCTCGATCAAGCGAGAAGCGCCCTCGCGGAAGCGCAACTGCGCCTCGGTGACGTCACCACCGTCGACGGAGGCGCGACGAACACCGAGAAGGGTCGCATCGTGGCGCAGTTGCCGCCCGCCGGAACCACGATCGCGCGTGGGCAGCGCGTGCGCGTGCTCGTGTCGAGCGGAATTCAAGCGAGGCAGACGTGGCTGCCCGACCTCGGCGGCATGACCTTCGAGCAAGCGCGCGACTTCGTTCGCAACGCGGGGCTCGTCGTGACGCGCGTCGTGCAGCAGACGTCCGACAAGCCCGAGAGCACGGTGCTCGCGCAAGACCCGAAGCCTTACGCGAAAGTCGACGCGGGCACGCCCGTCGTGCTGACGATCGCGAAAGCGGCGGTCGCCGCGCCCGCCACGCCCGTCCCGGAGCTACCGCTGCCGCCGCAACCCCGTCCGGTCACGCCGTCCGACGCCGCGCCGAGCGAGCAGCCCTCCACGCCCGCCGACGAGACGAGCACGCCCGACACGGCGACCACGCCGGACGAGGCGAGCACGCCCAGCACCACGCCCACCGAGACGAGCACGCCCGACACGGCGACCACGTCTGCTGAAACGAGCACGCCCGACGCGACGCCTCCCGCGGAGGCCACGACGCCCGACACCACCGCCCCGAGTGACACGGCGCCCAGCACGAACGACACGCCGGACGCCGCAGTCGACAGCGCTCCCACGCGGGCCGTGCAACTCGACTACACCTTTCCCACCACGTTGCCCGAGGGCACAGTGCAGATCGTCGTGACGGACGCGGACGGCGAGCGCGCCCTCGACTTCTCGCAGCCGTCGAGCGCCGTCGCGGGCGCTCGGGCCGAGGGGGAAGTCACCGTGCGCGGAGACGCCACGTTCAGCGTTCGTGTCGACGGAACCGAAGTCGGGACGTTCACGCGCTAA
- a CDS encoding ImmA/IrrE family metallo-endopeptidase, with the protein MSARPVSAVPVKIFEAHKARMRDLARNYARGLKGRDMEAFAEHLGAKLVYMDLGERDGAFDPDHNVILVNSSVTRERQRFTVAHEVSHALLLGDEDLLSDLHDAFDGDDLENAIETLCNVGASAILVPDELLRACVERHGATGQVIADIARKAEVSAQVALYALADFVRTPAIFAVCGAPGGALVVQASAATSSMRYSLSSGTPIPSGHPIDTAYRTGLAIEEASFFPFRSGKRMPALVSAYPLRGRVYAAFEER; encoded by the coding sequence GTGAGCGCCCGACCCGTGAGCGCCGTTCCCGTCAAAATTTTCGAAGCGCACAAGGCGCGCATGCGCGACCTCGCACGGAACTACGCGCGAGGTCTCAAAGGCCGCGACATGGAAGCCTTCGCCGAGCACCTCGGCGCCAAGCTCGTGTACATGGACCTCGGCGAGCGCGATGGAGCCTTCGACCCGGATCACAACGTCATCCTCGTCAACTCGAGCGTCACGCGTGAGCGGCAGCGCTTCACCGTCGCACACGAAGTCAGCCACGCCTTGCTGCTGGGCGACGAGGACTTGCTGTCGGACTTGCACGACGCCTTCGACGGCGACGACCTCGAAAACGCCATCGAGACGCTGTGCAACGTCGGCGCGTCGGCGATCCTCGTACCCGACGAACTCTTGCGCGCGTGCGTGGAACGGCACGGCGCGACCGGTCAAGTCATCGCCGACATCGCCCGTAAAGCCGAGGTGAGCGCGCAAGTCGCGCTCTACGCCCTTGCGGACTTCGTGCGGACACCCGCGATCTTCGCGGTGTGCGGCGCGCCGGGCGGCGCTCTCGTCGTGCAGGCGAGCGCGGCGACGTCGTCCATGCGCTACTCGTTGAGTTCGGGCACGCCGATTCCGAGCGGTCATCCGATCGACACGGCCTACCGCACGGGCCTTGCAATCGAAGAGGCAAGTTTCTTTCCGTTTCGCAGCGGAAAGCGCATGCCCGCCCTCGTGAGCGCCTACCCGCTGCGCGGACGGGTGTACGCGGCCTTCGAGGAGAGATGA